Part of the Aquamicrobium lusatiense genome is shown below.
CTTGAACCCGCGCGAGCGCACATTGCTTTCTCGGGAAGAGGGGACATCGACGCGGAAGGGGATTTGGTCGAACGGCTCGTCACCTTTCTTCAAGGAATGGCGGTGTTTGGTCACTCGCACACATATGGCGGCGCTTCCGCACCCGTATATCTTCGAGACGCAGCGTGAATCCAGACCGTCGCTGTAAGCGATCACGAAGCTTCTCTCGGTTCCGAAGGGAAGCGACCGCTGGCGCGCGCCCAAGGTAGCTTGGCTCTGCCAAGGAACGAAGCAGAATTGCCAATTGTCACCCGTGAGATGTCGCAGCGCAGCACGAAGGCTGTCTTGCACCTCGGCTCGTTGCCACGTAGCAATCTCGACGACAGGGACGGTGACGTCGAAATCGCGCGCCCACCGACCGATCCGCCTTGCCGTTCGTCGGTCGGCATATTCAACTGCGGCGCTGACCACCAGAAGGTCGTGGTGGATAGGCTTCCATCCCTCGTAGTCGTAAGTGTCAAGGACATCAGGATCGAAAACGATATCCTTCCCGATTTCGGCGACGGCCACCGATCCGGGTTGAACCCGCTGGTGTCTCTGGCCTGCCTCGACGACGCGAAGCGTCAGACCATAGTGTTCGGAACTGGTCACATGAGCATTCACAGGCGGACCATCCCTTCATCGACGCTGTCGCTTCTACCCAAGTTCTTCTCAAAGGCGTCCTTCCTACCAGCCAACAGAGCGTCTCGGACTTTCGCGCTCTCCACTGCGTCGAAGGCGGAAGCGATCTTATCACGCGCTCGATCTGCAGTGCTGCGGGTCATCTCGCCCGCTTCCACCGCACGGATGCACTCTTCCTGAAAACGGTTTCGAGCTTCGCCGATTTGAGTATCGATGGCGGCGGCGAGTGCTGGGGCGATCGCGTCGCCGAGGCTGGTGTCATTAGCAGTACGATACAGAAGCTCCTTCTGAAGCGAGTCGAGAAAGGGGGTCTTCTCGCAACGGTCGAAAATGGCCTCGACGGACCCAAACGGATCGAGATCCAACTGACCTGAGTCGAGATGTGCGTCGAGCTCTTGAAGCGCCTTCGCATGTTCCTTGGTGACCAGATGGCGGGCAAGTGAGTCCGAAGCTAAAGCGCTGCATTCCTCGGACGAGGCCGCATCGTTCTGCACTGCCTCGCCAAGCCGCCTCCAGCAGCTACCGAGAGCTAGGTTCTTAAACGGGCCATCGGTCATAGAAGTTCTCCATGTCAGGCCCGTGCACTATATATCTGACAAAAATTATAATTCAAGAAAAAAAGCTGACATAGATTTGAAGGCGGGGCGGTGTCATGAAAGCGGTCACGAAGCTTATTGCCGAGCCGGCTGGTAACGGGCCACCAGTTAAGCAGCCAATCCACCATTGCCGAAAAGAGCCATTTCGTCCTAAATAGCGCAATGGATCGAGGTGAGATTCGGCGATGAAAACCATGTCGGCGCGCGAAGCGAAGAACGGCTTCGGGCTGATGATCGATACCGCGCGTGCGGAACCGGTGCTAATCGAAAAGCACGGGCGCGGCGTGGTCGTGGTCATCTCGGTGGAAGAATTTGGACGCCTTTCCGCGCAACCGAGTCGC
Proteins encoded:
- a CDS encoding type II toxin-antitoxin system Phd/YefM family antitoxin → MKTMSAREAKNGFGLMIDTARAEPVLIEKHGRGVVVVISVEEFGRLSAQPSRAAKVEIGIKAPSKGG